The sequence GAACGCGAGCTCATAGAAAGCGGAGCGGTGCAACGGGCGCTGGAGAAGCTGCGGGCGGCGGGCTATTTGTACGAGAAGGACGGGGCCACCTGGTTCGCCTCTAGCCGCCTCGGTGACGAGAAGGACCGGGTGGTGGTGCGCGAGAACGGCGCCCCGACCTACTTCGCGTCCGACATTGCCTACCACATGAACAAGCTGGAACGCGGCTTCGACAGGATCATCGACGTGTGGGGCGCCGACCACCACGGTTATGTCCCCAGGCTCCGGGCTGCCCTGCGAGCCTTGGGCGGCGACCCCGAGCGCTTGGTGGTACTGCTGGTCCAGTTCGCGGTGCTGTACCGGGGCGAGGAGAAGGTGCCGATGTCCACCCGGGCCGGGGAATTCATCACCCTCCGGCAGCTGCGCAATGAAGTCGGCCGGGACGCGGCGCGGTTCTTCTACGTGATGCGCAAGTCCGACCAACACATGGATTTCGATCTCAAGCTGGCCACCTCCCGCAGCAATGAGAACCCTGTGTATTACGTCCAGTACGCCCATGCCCGGGTATGCAGTGTGTTTCGCCAACTGGACGAGAAGGGTTGGGAGCGGAACCCGGTGCGCGGTTTTGAGCACCTGGAGCGGCTCGTCGAGACGGAAGAACAGGCCCTGATCAATAGCCTGGCGCGCTATCCGGAAGTGCTCGAGCAGTCCGCCCTGCAACACGAACCGCACCATTTGCTACATTACCTGCGGCAACTGGCCTACGAGTTCCACACCTACTACAACACCCATCAGTTTCTCGTGGAGGATGCCCGCGTGCGGGATGCCCGCCTTAATCTGATTGCCGCGGTACGGCAGGTTATCGCCAACGGCCTTGAACTCCTGGGCGTGACCGCGCCGGAAGCCATGTAGCGGCATGGCCAGGGATTACAAGCACCGCATTCCCGCCTATCGGCGCACCCGGCGCGGTTCAGGGCTGCGCCACAAGACTGGGTTAGTGGCGCTCGCTGCGGGGCTGCTGGCCGCGGGCGCCTATTTCCTGACAGGCTCACAGGAGGACCCTCCGGTTTCCCCGTCCGCCACGGTCAGCGTGCCGCCGCCTCCCCCACGAGCCGAGGCTGCCGCGCCAGCCAAAC is a genomic window of Candidatus Methylocalor cossyra containing:
- the argS gene encoding arginine--tRNA ligase is translated as MKKRLENLLHSAVQGLRASGALPAGIEPVVAVERARDPQHGDFATNLALTLAKAAGSPPRQLAERIVAALPQDPAVLKVEIAGPGFINFFLDPKAQYGVIRTILEAGQEFGKSRVGAGRKVQVEFVSANPTGPLHVGHGRGAAYGAVVANLLAAVGFTVHREYYVNDAGRQMDILALSVWLRYLEECGEALVFPSNGYRGEYVRGIAWKLRKRDGERFRRPAAEVMAGLPPDEPQGGDKEQHIDALVARAKTLLGEEAYRIVFDEGLNTLLDDIQQDLEEFGVRYDEWFSERELIESGAVQRALEKLRAAGYLYEKDGATWFASSRLGDEKDRVVVRENGAPTYFASDIAYHMNKLERGFDRIIDVWGADHHGYVPRLRAALRALGGDPERLVVLLVQFAVLYRGEEKVPMSTRAGEFITLRQLRNEVGRDAARFFYVMRKSDQHMDFDLKLATSRSNENPVYYVQYAHARVCSVFRQLDEKGWERNPVRGFEHLERLVETEEQALINSLARYPEVLEQSALQHEPHHLLHYLRQLAYEFHTYYNTHQFLVEDARVRDARLNLIAAVRQVIANGLELLGVTAPEAM